The sequence CAGGATAAAAGAAGCGAGTCTAAAAACATTGCTTGTAACAATTGGAATCATTACAAGCAATGTTTTTCTTGCCTTTTAAAAAATAGTCCAACCGTTAATTAAAATGTTCCAACCGGCAATAAAATCGCTCCAACCGGCAATAAAATCGCTCCAACCGGCAATAAAATGGCTCCAACCGGCAATAAAATGGCTCCAACCGGTAATAAAGTTGCTTGAACCGGTAATAAAATCGCCTCAACTGAAAATAAAGTTATTCGATCGGTAAATAAATCCGATTCAACTGACTTTTCAGAGGTTCTGACAGGAAATAAAGCGACCAAACTATTAAAACGTCTTATTTAATTGGCAAAAATCCGCGAAAATGCAATATACCTTGCACCCCCCTCAAAGTCTTATTTCCCGCATAAGCCACCCAGGCTTATGCTTTTTTACGCCAAAAAAAAGCCCCGGAAAAATACCGGAGCCTGCATTATTTATTCTTCTACTTTAAATTGTCCCATCATTCCAGCATCTTCATGCTCAAGGATATGGCAGTGGGACATAAAAACTCCTTTAAAATCTTGTCCTTCATTTTCATCCCTCTTTTGACAGAAGAAGATCCAATAACGAAATGCGATATCATTTCACCTAAATATAGACAGATATTCAAGCCAGACCATCGTGTCGCGAAAAATAGCATATTTTTAAGATAGGGTGTAAAAATGAGCATATGGAGAGAAAAAGAGGAGTGGAGCGGAATGTCCAAAAATGCTTTGTCAAAATGGATTAAATTTGGCGGCTGCACCGTTATTGTAATCTCTGCAGGATTATTCATCCTGGGATTTATGACCGGTGAAACAGATTTGATGAGCGAGTTTTTCGAGAAGGTCGGAACTATAGCCGAAATAGGGGTGATCACTGCATTTGCATTATGGATGGCCAGATTATTATTCCTTCAGCTAAAAAAACGAAATTTTATATTTGTAAAGTCGGTTCAACTGGCTTTCAAGCTATTAAGAGAACATCACACCCTGATTGGCTGGGCTGCTTTTTCTGCCGCACTTGCCCATGGTTCTTATTTTTTCCTGCAGACAAACGAAGAATGGGAAAGCATCTATAGCGGATTGGCGACTTTAATTGGTTTTGGCATCCTTGTGATCTTCGGCTTGATCCTGGACAAGAGCGCCAGGGGGAAGAAGTATCTTACTTTTAAAAAAGTTCACCAGGCTATGGCAATTGTCTTTGGATTTGCATTAGGAATACATCTTCTGTTTGGATAATAAAAATAAAGACTTCTGCATTCGTTGTCTTAGTTTTCCCAGAGTCGATAGGGATAAAATCGCCTAAAGAGGGAGACAGCTAAAAAGGTGTGACCTACTATTATTAATAAGGATGTTTCTATGCCTCTCCCAATTTATCTCACCATTGCAATCTTGTTGATTCTGTATATGTTTTTTATGCGCAAACCGCTGAACTTTCTGCATAATTCCATAATATATATGGTCATTGTGTTTTTCGGTACGCAATTCATCACGATTGTACGGATGGAGTTTCATTTAATGGAAAAATCCAGCGGCCATTTGGATTACGTATCATTTCTGCTGTATCGCAACATTTTGCTGCCTGCAGTGGTCTTGATTTTTCTCAATTACTACCTGCAGCAGCAAGCGGGAAAATATAAAATGGTTCTATTATTGTTCTGTACATTATTGTTGGCTGGACTTGATTGGCTTAACAACTACTTCGGAATCCTGATGTATACCCGCTGGAACCTGTTGTTCAGTGTGGTTGTTGATGTAGTGTACCTGCTAATTGCCCTGGGAGTCTTGAAGCTGCTTTTGAAAACCAATATCCGGGAGAGCAACCGAGATGAAAATATATGAGGATGCTTTTAATCAGAATGAGTGGTTCATTATTGGCAGCCTCCTTGTGCTGCATGGTGCCCTCTGGTTTGCACCGAAAATATTCAGTAAAATCGAAAC comes from Mesobacillus jeotgali and encodes:
- a CDS encoding ferric reductase-like transmembrane domain-containing protein, giving the protein MSIWREKEEWSGMSKNALSKWIKFGGCTVIVISAGLFILGFMTGETDLMSEFFEKVGTIAEIGVITAFALWMARLLFLQLKKRNFIFVKSVQLAFKLLREHHTLIGWAAFSAALAHGSYFFLQTNEEWESIYSGLATLIGFGILVIFGLILDKSARGKKYLTFKKVHQAMAIVFGFALGIHLLFG